The Sesamum indicum cultivar Zhongzhi No. 13 linkage group LG6, S_indicum_v1.0, whole genome shotgun sequence genomic interval GAGGTAGGGCTTGGCGGCAGGCCACTGAGAGAGTCTGAAATAAACTTAGAAAGCTGGAGCAATAAGATAATGAGGTTTCCTTAACGCCACATAATAAACCACATATGATGAACTGAAAGTGGCTCAAGACTCTGCCCGACAGAATCTGCATGTAGAGCAAATTATAGGCGAGTCGGTGACCAGACATATTCAGAATCAACTTGGAGAAGTTAGACCGAATGTTATTACTGCACAACGTGTTTATATCACCTTCAATTTTCGACTgagacaagaaaagaaatgacaGCGTATCATATGAAAAACTCGCAGGATAGTGGATGTGATTTGCTTGGCATCTTGTCTCAATGAGAAAAGATAAGATGAAATCAATTCTAgttgaaatgaatttttttttaatatatgatttgtcgaggataaaagtataataatgatagttaatataatgtataaaaattgattaaataagaaaaagaaaatgtgacagtgatatgtttttttttttttttgttagcaCCCGAAGGTGGGGAAAACTTTTCGAGGTCCCCATCCTTTTTTCATTGATATGTTTTTCTTATGAATAAGTAAATACGTTTgagatatttcttttttataagaaaaaatatttgtacacAATCAAACAAATCAGCCTAGTAGGATGAATACCATCCCAATTGTGTTGGTATTTTACCCTCAGCACACGCATCAAAGAAACAAACACACACGCGCGCTCTgaggtaaaattacaaaatttgtcCCACAATTTAAGATTATTTCATACTTGCCCGTatgctttatgaaattttaaaattaaccccatattttgttaaaagttgCAAAAAGAATCCAAAAATGCTGTAAAAAAGACACTTTTTGCAACATGGGAGGTCTTTTTTGCAGCATTTTTCAACTccttttataacttttaacaGAATAAGGgattagttttaaaattccAAGTGTGGGGTCAAGTATGAAAAGACCCTAAACTGTGGGACTAGTTTTGCAATTTTCCCCAAACTCTGTTTCCAGCTTACAGTCCTACTGGGATCAGTCATGAATTCTTGGCCATTCTCTCAAATGTCTCATATGCAAACTTGAATTCTTGGCATGACGATACATGTATACCATACAGTAACAACAAGGAGGTAAACACAGCTATTTACAATTACTAGGAACGTCCCTTAGTAACAACAGACGATCAGCACACAGAGTCAGCATATGTGAATATAGCCTGAAACAGGAAACCGCATAAGCTGTGCAATTTCCTGGCAGATTATTCTCCACTGCAGTTATGGAGAAGAATGCAGTCTCTAACCTGAGGCCAAACAGAGCAGCATCTCAGTCATCTTAGTACCATTTATTGGTAAAACAAACTCCGAAATATGTCAGTGCCGGAAAGTCTTAACGACTTTGTCAATCCGTCTTCGACACAGTGGACAGTTCGTCAAGTGTGAAGAGCATGCCATACAACAGCACATATGACCGCACCTGAGAGTAGATCAATAACACTTTTTCAATGTTGATTTCCAATTTAACTGAGAAAAAAGTTTTCATGAGTTCAGTAGGAGGACAACTTGTTCAGTCCTAGAATTCAACTTTTATGATCCACAATTTGATGGTAGAGTGACTAGAGTCCAAAAACTGGGATCACATTGTGATCCAGGATGACTTAATTAAAAGTTCCAAATTATGTTCACAGGCAGGTTTATGCAATTTGCAAATTTATCAATGGaaaaatttttgcaaaaattcaaGGGCTTACGGGACAAAAACTGAATTGTACTCCTGCTCCAAACATATGACACACAGATCCGGCATCATTCTGTCTTTATTGGTACTTTCTGATCTATTCTCCGCTTTGCCATTTAAACCTGCAAATCATGACAGAAAGACCAGGCAGAATTTGATTAATGACTGGGCACATGGGGCACAGGCAATAGGGGTAGAAGAAGTTAGGCATTTGGCAAGTTACCTCCTTCCTCTTGCCCAGCTTTCTTAGCTGCGGCAGCAAGAACCCTACATGCACAGTTATTTATTAGATCAGGGTATATAGAAGGACGAAGGAACACTCAGGCAGATGGAGGCAATAATGACCCATAAAAAGTTACCTCTTTCGCATTTCCCAGTGACGCCTTCTCTCCATGATATATTGGACTGCATGCTTAGCAAGAAGATAAATTCCAAACACTGTAAAACCCATTGAGGCATACTTGTACAACCTGAAGGAACAAACGCATATCAAGTACATGGAAATCATAACATCGTGCAAGTAATAAAAGGATGGAGAACATTCTATTTCGCCACAGTTCAGCAGTTTGAGGCAATGTGCATATGTATTGAGCACATCAAAGGAGACAAGCAATATACCTTGACCATTTCCCAAGATTCGCAATCAGCTGATCAATAGTTTTGTCAGATACATAAAATGGGCCTTTATGGGGTCGCTGAATTCGAATTGATCCAATGTCATCCTTAACAGCCTGATGAGGGAAGAAAAGAATGCACTTAGCGACACAAAAAACAACTTTTTAAAGGAGGAACTTTTCCAACATCtacaaaagtttgttttcaagTAAAACTAAGGAATGTTCTCTTTGTCAGGaaaccacacacacaaaatcaACATAACTATCATCAACAAGCTACACTCCACAACTTTTGATTGCCCGAAAAAATAGTAACAAAGGTCGCATCCATCTTTCTTCATCGCAAACATCCCCCTACCCATCCCAAATGAAAGactagaataataataataattgatgagTATGACTGGATCACTTATAGCTGAATGttgattgaaaagaaaattaacaaactCTATTTTTAGAGGGAATATATTCCTACTAGAAAAGCATAACCCAGGCATAGTCCGATGctattgaattattaattgagagtgcaatataaacaaaataggGTTGCAGTACAATCCAAATAATCCCTTGTCTTTACCCAGATTTCTAGCCAATGTCATTGTTTGAagtatcttcattaaggaaTAATTTCAGTCTAGTTCCGCTTTGACTCTTTAATCTACAGCTGGAGACGAGAATGGgggaaacaaaaaagaaaggttCATTTGGAGAATCATACCTCACCAACAACTGTCAAGGGCGTACCAGTTGGCAGAACACGTTCAATTCTCTTGACTCCAAGCATCTAGACGAACAAGACATCATCATTGGATCTTGGAAGAACTTGATACAACAGGTTTGGCAAAGTGGACTACATACATCagagaagaaaaacataatatgCGAGAATAATCCAAACCTTTAGGCCTTGAAGATAATCTAGTGTCCCACGCACTAGGGATCGTCCTGACTCCTCAAATACCTCACTTCCTACTGTTAGTACCAAACCTGTGGCACCACGTGCACCAACAACATGAACACGACTAGTACCATCATCCTGGTATGTCAAGAAGCACACCCCGTTATCATGTAGCTCTAAAACCCTAAAGGTAAGACGTGCATCACATAAGGAGTATCGCATTTCATGTTGACCATTTGACTTTCTAGAAAAATGTGTGCGTTACAAAAGAACAGATTTGTGTGCATTGGTAACAGAGCGCATCCTGTTGAGTCAGAGCAGGAGGTCTTACAAGGTACCAGGGTACTTCTTTGCACATGGAAAGCATCAATGCTGAATCTTGTATCCATGATCCTGCATCATTATGTTTCAAAAAGTGCTGCTCTGCCTGGGAACATCAGGATCTTTTGTTAGAATAGATCTCACTGGTTTACTTTCCTCATTTCCAACTATTTTTACGGTATGTTAAACCAATTACCGTTTGCTCCACAATCACACCTCGCAAACCGCTGTACTCGCAATTAATTGGTGTATCTGAACCAACTCTTCCAGAAACTGCAACTACCAATGGCAACACTTTGCTTGCCGCATCCAATAATTGAGCTGAAAAAAGAAGCATTTAAGGAAATTTAAGAGCAGCCACAATATGATGACATCTTGTTCAATTTTCTACAATACCCAAAAATTTCATATCATAATAGCCTAGAAGAATCAGCCATGAAAAGTTGCAGATCCCACAAAAGAGTAATTACCTACTAACCACTCTATAATGTGAGCCCAAAAAACTCAAACACAAATAAGAACTAAAAGGAACAGAAAATCTATCACGCTCCTTCAGATCAATGGTTTTAGAGGAGAAAAGCAgaagggaaaaggaaaagcagCTAAGATGATTTTCAATGCATTTTCATTCTAGTGAATAGATCCCAGTCACTACAAAGTCATGAATTTAGTTGAATATCatgacaaattaaaaaaaaaaaaactgattaATCAGCAAATATTACCTATAAGCATGTTTCAACAAGCATTTACTTCAAGTTTTCCATTGAGGCCAAACAAAAGTAAGAAGTTCCTCTGGTATTTTAGTCACTGGCGATTGCCCGCAAACAGAGTGCTAATGTTATACAAAAGGTTTTGCAATACTCCATAGTACTTGCTATTTTAAGTAGTCAACTAGACCAAATTTGCACTCATCTACATATTTCATAGTTCATGCATCTAAAGCTCAATCTTGGAAGCAATACATTAAACACCacacagaaaatgaaattgggCTCAATCAATTTAAAAGGGAATATGAATTGACCAAAAACAGGAGCAATTTTAACTTACCAGGCAACAACCACCAGGAATATCAGAATATGCAAATAAACATATTACAAATGTAAAACTCAACCTAATAAGTGAATTGCTAAAGAACTAAAACGTACgggtaataattataaaaagatacaaTAAAATGTAGGAAATTGCCACTCACCCAAGTCCTTTAACTGATTAACTCGAGATACAGACTTCAAAACATCAGCATCCCTAAACATTCccaaaaggaataaaaaatcAACCAAACATGTTTCCCTATACACAAAAAACCCAAAgtatacaaaaaaaagatgaagactaaggaaaaagaataataacattatGTTCACCTTCCGCTGCTCCTTCCGAGAAGATAAAGAGCAGCTGCGCTCAGGCAGCAAGTGATTCCACCAACTGGAATCATCGTCAATGATTCACAACAACTTAACAGAAAAAACTACAAGACCCTAACTGTCGAATACCTATTTTCATATAGTGAATTTTCAGCTCTTCTGCATTCTCGTGAAGCTAAACAATACAGCCATTTTTCACCTACTGTATCAGAGAGAACAGAGCTGAAGAATTAGGGATTGAGAATTACAGGAGCAAATCAAATAAGAAACCCAGAAAAGTTCACGAAAGGGGAATTAAAAACAGGGAAGAAAATCAGGGCTCGAAGGTGAAATAGAGGCGTTTGATTGAAGGAAAAAGGTGGTTGCATAAGGGATGTGGAGTGACAGAGAACACAGAATCAGATCCCAAGAGTAAACTACAGGACGAAGCTGAGCCAATTGTTCTACGTAAAAGCGCTACTTCTTTGCGATGGTGTAAAAGCGCGACATCTTCTGCTTTCTCAGAGCTAAATATGGGCCAGTTACAAGGCCCATAGGCCAATAAGCCCAACTACAAAGAAAAGTACTCTTACACAGCCCAGCCCATTGATAACCGGGCAGCATAACGACGTCGTAGCTTGGGCGAAATCCAGAAAACCCTAGCAAGGTTTGGCCTAAAACCCTGAACCTCTGCAACTGAGCTCTctgttctttcttcttctccaagTATTTCCCACTTCCGGCCCCCGATCACTGTCTCGCTCTGTTACTCTGAAATGGCGTCGGCGGCAGTCAGGAACCCGAATTCGAAGCGGTTGTTCGCTCTTTCGCCACGAATTTACTCGTCATGCTGCCGAGGATGCGCCGTCTCCTCGCCGTTCTCTTCATCCGAATCGCCGATCGCTTCACATCAGTCTCCCAACCCTTGGTGGAGATCGATGGCCACCTTCACTCGCACGTAAAGCGCGTACTCTTGTTTGTGGACGTAttcatttctttatattcGTTTCTGTCATTTGCTCCGGCGTTTTAAACGGCGCCCTGAGATGATGATTCTGGTTATTTATTCATGTAGAGGATTTCTGCATTCCGTGAATGTTATACGCATTAATATTACGATTTGGTTTTGGATTTCTGGTGTGCGTTTGGATAGACGAAAGCTTGAAAATTGGAATTTGGGACTTTAGTTTTGGGAAATTGATACTTTGCATATATTTACTGATGTATTACTTAATGGCAGAAAACCTCATGTGAATGTGGGTACAATTGGCCATGTTGACCATGGGAAGACCACCTTAACTGCAGCAATCACCAAGGTAGGATTGAAAATCGTTAGGAGTTTTTTGTACTTGTACAGTTTTCCCATCcttgatttttattgatatctCTCATTTGCTTTTTTGTGCCGTTTATTATCTTGTATATGTAACTTTACTTGCCTGGCGCCTGAAATTGCTCCAATAAAGGTCTTAGCAGAAGAAGGGAAAGCTAAAGCTGTTGCCtttgatgaaattgataaAGCACctgaagagaagaagagagggaTTACAATAGCCACGGTTGGAGTCTTTTCTATTTGCTCTTCCTGTATTTCTTCTACTTGGAGTGCTTTTCATGCTTAATAATAAAGTGTATGTTAATTTGCAGGCACATGTAGAATACGAAACTGTGAAGAGACATTATGCTCATGTAGATTGTCCTGGGCATGCAGATTATGTTAAAGTGAGATCGAAAATctactttttttaatctacagttatcaattttgtttggtcaatATAGTTGTTTCCTGGTTATTTGCTATAAGTGAGTGAATAAATGTGCTCTGAAGATGGTAATAGGCTATTAGTCAAGGCTTCAATAACTTTTGGTATCAGAACAAAACATCCTTCAATCTGAGTTTCCATTACATTTTCCAGGAAACATGTTTTTCTCATTCATTTCCCACTTTTAAGCTTGTGTGCCTTTCAACTGGTTTTGGCTCTCTTGTGCTTGACTCCCCCCAGCTcccaagaagaaaaatgtatGCAAATACCACGAGAAGCAAGAAGAAAGCTCTGCAAGATTTTATATTGTGCCTGTctgattatttttgttatagaTCTTAAGCAAAAAATCTTTTTGAGCACCTCAGGGCCTATTGTTGGAGCGAGCTTGTTGACTTACTAAACTGGCTAGTTTTAGTTCTGGATTGGTGgtgatttttgtgtttttcaagtttttcctAAACTTGAATCTTTCTACTTAATGTAGAATCACTCAAGGTTTCCCACACCTCATGAATCTTCGCTGAACCTGTTCCTTTGTGACTgctgcatttttcttttagttggGGTTAGTTGGGGAAACAAAATCAAGTGATGACCCCGTGCTTGTTGAGATGAACATAACCTGAGAATATAAATCTTAAGGGTTAACATTGAATAATCAAGATGCAAGAATAATAGGATGCTGTTATTTTTTCAGATCCAGCTCAATTTTGAGAATTACCTGAAGCTGATGACATAGCAAAATCTGTTTGAGGTCTTATTGGTCATATTTGGTTTTACAGTTGAAGTGGTTTTTCGTTCTATGTTTAACATCGCCTTGACGTTTGAATCCACCTATTTAAACACAAACTCATGTAATCAAATCTTCTCAAAAAACCGAAACAGATGAATTGATAGAACAATTTGAGAAAAACCTCTGAAATGGGTCCATTGGTTTGCATCTTTGACTATTAGTGtataaaagaattagtatTGGCCTATTCAAGGAAAATCTGAATTCAATTTCTAAAGAAgggtaattattaattgtgcTAATCATGTTATTTGTGGATGTTGGTTCGCGTTCTGATGACTTTAACCATAATGCAGAACATGATTACTGGAGCTGCTCAAATGGATGGGGGTATTCTAGTTGTATCTGCCCCGGATGGACCAATGCCACAAACTAAGGAACACATTTTGCTTGCTCGCCAGGTTCTCACTTTGACATGAATTTTGACTTATGCAGAAAGAACCTTCACTATTTTTTAGGTTATCAACCTTGACTCTTACTGCAGGTTGGTGTGCCATCACTTGTTTGCTTTCTTAATAAAGTTGATGCTGTTGATGACCCGGAACTGCTGGAACTTGTGGAAATGGAGCTACGTGGTAAGTAAAATTTTGGATATGGTCTTAATCTTATACTCTCCACTTTGACAGGTGCAATTCATTTGCATCATCTTATCGTGCTTGCAGAATTGCTTAACTTCTATAAGTTTCCTGGGGATGACATTCCGATTGTCCGAGGATCAGCTTTGTCTGCATTGGAGGGTACAAATGAAGAAATTGGGAAAAAggctattttaaaattaatggaaGCTGTAGATACATATATTCCAGATCCCATACGGCAACTTGATAAACCTTTCTTGATGCCTGTTGAAGATGTTTTTACCATTCAGGTAACTGATACACTTTGTACATGTTTCACATTACTCAAGAACTATCCATCTCAAGTTTCAAGGTCTTTTTCAACTAAACATGCACTATGTATTTCCTAGTTTCAGCTGCTAGTGGAGTTGcacattttgataatttactGTCAGTATGCTGATCACATGCTAATATTGCTGTTTTCTGTTATTAGTTTATTCAGCTATTAGttaatctttgtttttttcctttctggTAAGTTTGGGAATGTTGAATGATCTGTAATAGCCTAAGTTCAGAAGATAGTTGCTTTTGTCAAATGGTGATGAGGTTCTGGGGTTTTTGTTGTGTGCAAAATCTCTTCTCAATGATAgctattcaacaaaaaaacacacattatgtttggattaatgttttgaatgtttttgttttggtgttttggagatagagagagaaaaaatagagataagtaagtatgtgttttgagatagatggtatgtttgcatttgtgttttgatattatataaaatattgtaaaataagtggtgtaggtttgatgttgggactTGGGAGACAAGagttactgtttattgtcaaatcatattttttaatatttatatttagtaatatatatgtgtatgtatatagtattttgtttgttagtgaaatataatatatatttatgttaagtaattttttttattgagacatttctttttatattttaaataataattataattttaatgcataattaaatacattgtagtattgtctccaaaatgattttgttagactttatctttggaatgaaaaaacataatatataaaatttaaataaaaaatttagaattaagtatgtattattggtatattgtcctcaattttcaaacttctcaaatatttcattgaaataggaaaattatgagtacaaaagatttaaatggtctaagttgaaaaaatttgtaatcaaGCGTTAAATGCACTAT includes:
- the LOC105163229 gene encoding elongation factor Tu, mitochondrial, whose translation is MASAAVRNPNSKRLFALSPRIYSSCCRGCAVSSPFSSSESPIASHQSPNPWWRSMATFTRTKPHVNVGTIGHVDHGKTTLTAAITKVLAEEGKAKAVAFDEIDKAPEEKKRGITIATAHVEYETVKRHYAHVDCPGHADYVKNMITGAAQMDGGILVVSAPDGPMPQTKEHILLARQVGVPSLVCFLNKVDAVDDPELLELVEMELRELLNFYKFPGDDIPIVRGSALSALEGTNEEIGKKAILKLMEAVDTYIPDPIRQLDKPFLMPVEDVFTIQGRGTVATGRVEQGVIKPGEEVEILGLSQNKLKTTVTGVEMFKKTLDFGQAGDNVGLLLRGLKRDEIQRGMVIAKPGTLKTYTKFEAEIYVLTKEEGGRHTAFFSNYRPQFYMRTADVTGKVELPENVKMVMPGDNVTAVFELIYPVPLEAGQRFALREGGRTVGAGVVSKVMS
- the LOC105163228 gene encoding E3 ubiquitin-protein ligase SP1, producing MIPVGGITCCLSAAALYLLGRSSGRDADVLKSVSRVNQLKDLAQLLDAASKVLPLVVAVSGRVGSDTPINCEYSGLRGVIVEQTAEQHFLKHNDAGSWIQDSALMLSMCKEVPWYLDDGTSRVHVVGARGATGLVLTVGSEVFEESGRSLVRGTLDYLQGLKMLGVKRIERVLPTGTPLTVVGEAVKDDIGSIRIQRPHKGPFYVSDKTIDQLIANLGKWSRLYKYASMGFTVFGIYLLAKHAVQYIMERRRHWEMRKRVLAAAAKKAGQEEGGLNGKAENRSESTNKDRMMPDLCVICLEQEYNSVFVPCGHMCCCMACSSHLTNCPLCRRRIDKVVKTFRH